From the genome of Geothrix sp. 21YS21S-4, one region includes:
- a CDS encoding cytochrome c oxidase subunit 3, which yields MSEHVHRDDFGARLGMWLFLVTEIVLFGGLFISYSSMRYLYPADFHHAGAELNAVLGIVNTVVLLTSSLTVVLAIVAVQRAEKMRAMLLLGTTLVLGLVFLVIKSFEWGAKFHHGLYPSSPHLATLPHGQQVFFGLYFTMTGLHGLHVIIGLGVLSVMLWWVATDRIRADRYIHLENGGLYWHLVDVIWIFLLPLFYLAA from the coding sequence ATGAGCGAGCACGTCCACCGCGACGACTTCGGCGCCCGGCTCGGCATGTGGCTGTTCCTGGTCACGGAGATCGTCCTTTTCGGGGGCCTTTTCATCTCCTATTCCTCGATGCGCTACCTCTACCCCGCGGATTTCCATCACGCGGGCGCCGAGCTGAACGCCGTCCTGGGCATCGTCAACACCGTGGTGCTGCTCACCAGCAGCCTGACGGTGGTCCTGGCCATCGTCGCCGTCCAGCGCGCGGAGAAGATGCGGGCGATGCTCTTGCTCGGCACCACGCTGGTGCTGGGGCTGGTCTTCCTCGTCATCAAGTCCTTCGAGTGGGGCGCCAAGTTCCATCACGGCCTCTATCCCAGCTCCCCCCACCTCGCCACGCTCCCCCACGGACAGCAGGTGTTCTTCGGGCTCTACTTCACGATGACGGGCCTGCACGGGCTGCACGTGATCATCGGGCTGGGCGTGCTGAGCGTCATGCTGTGGTGGGTCGCCACGGACCGCATCCGCGCGGACCGCTACATCCACCTGGAGAACGGCGGCCTCTACTGGCACCTGGTGGACGTCATCTGGATCTTCCTCCTCCCGCTGTTCTACCTGGCTGCCTGA
- a CDS encoding quinol:electron acceptor oxidoreductase subunit ActD, translating into MPETPLTPGRSYAVLGVFATPDALMTAIPKVRGGGLGTVEAYTPYAIHGIDDALGLRRSPLGGMVLVMGVLGALTAFGFQYWISAIDYPIVTGGKPPDSWEAFIPIMFEVTVLFATFTAGLGMLLLLNKLPFFGHPMLSSRAIKGITRDRYVLALEAENDFFDSAAAAQALREAGAADVEILPAPDRSPFLTSDYILRVGGGILIACTVAGLAIFTAIKWFPLLPPMKHMQEQPRLNAQKPSVFFKDGHGMQRPVAGTVARGHLPTAAGTQEEAASLVNPLPRTKEVFAAGRQAYKNRCEVCHGPVADGQGSLTAAYGGKPANLQSQQFRDYPDGKIYWTIVNGKNAMPSHAAELGETQRWAVVHYVRALQRAQNAKDEDLKVGAR; encoded by the coding sequence ATGCCTGAGACGCCCCTCACGCCCGGGCGGTCCTACGCCGTGCTCGGCGTCTTCGCCACGCCCGACGCCCTCATGACGGCCATCCCCAAGGTGCGCGGCGGGGGCCTCGGCACCGTGGAGGCCTACACGCCCTACGCCATTCACGGAATCGACGACGCCCTGGGCCTCCGCCGCTCCCCCCTGGGCGGGATGGTCCTCGTCATGGGCGTCCTCGGCGCGCTGACGGCCTTCGGGTTCCAGTACTGGATCAGCGCCATCGACTATCCCATCGTGACCGGCGGCAAGCCGCCCGATTCATGGGAAGCCTTCATCCCCATCATGTTCGAGGTAACGGTCCTGTTCGCCACCTTCACGGCCGGGCTGGGGATGCTCCTGCTATTGAACAAGCTGCCCTTCTTCGGGCATCCGATGCTGTCCTCCCGGGCCATCAAGGGCATCACGCGGGACCGCTACGTCCTGGCCCTTGAAGCGGAAAACGACTTCTTCGACAGCGCCGCAGCGGCCCAGGCCCTGCGGGAAGCCGGCGCCGCCGATGTCGAAATCCTGCCCGCGCCGGACCGGAGCCCCTTCCTCACCAGCGACTACATCCTCCGCGTCGGCGGCGGAATCCTGATCGCCTGCACCGTGGCTGGCCTCGCGATATTCACCGCCATCAAGTGGTTCCCGCTCCTTCCCCCCATGAAGCACATGCAGGAGCAGCCCCGGCTGAACGCCCAGAAGCCGTCCGTCTTCTTCAAGGACGGTCACGGCATGCAGCGCCCGGTGGCCGGCACCGTGGCCCGCGGGCACCTGCCCACCGCGGCGGGCACGCAGGAAGAAGCCGCCAGCCTGGTGAACCCGCTTCCTCGCACCAAGGAGGTCTTCGCCGCGGGGCGGCAGGCCTACAAGAACCGCTGCGAGGTCTGCCACGGTCCCGTGGCCGACGGCCAGGGCAGCCTCACGGCCGCCTACGGCGGCAAGCCCGCCAACCTCCAGAGCCAGCAGTTCCGCGACTACCCGGACGGCAAGATCTACTGGACCATCGTGAACGGCAAGAACGCCATGCCCTCCCACGCCGCGGAACTGGGCGAGACCCAGCGGTGGGCCGTGGTGCACTACGTGCGCGCCCTCCAGCGCGCCCAGAACGCCAAGGACGAAGACCTGAAGGTGGGCGCGCGATGA
- the nrfD gene encoding NrfD/PsrC family molybdoenzyme membrane anchor subunit, with the protein MRTEAALPGAIPKGLIEPALTVGPVTPGSLDDQVLAFPETKPPKQWYIGLAVTLTALMIGVGFIGWTFFHGIGAWGNNSPVFWAFDIINFVFWVGIGHAGTLISAILFLFRKRWRNAIARFAEAMTIFAVMCAVIFPLIHVGRPWLAFWLFPYPNERAVWTNFRSPLLWDVFAVNTYFSVSLMFWYLGLIPDIASMRDRTTSKIRKTIYTVLAMGWRGAASHWQHYEKAYLLLAGLATGLVLSVHSVVSFDFATSVVPGWHMTIFPPYFVAGAIFAGFSMVVIVLVVVRETMQLKNLITMRHLDVMNKVILAMSCIMGYSYMMEGFTAWYSMNEFLHHGFMNIITGTYGWAGWVTISCNILIPQILWFKKARASYFWMILVAIGVTIGMWFERFVIIVISLHQDYLPSAWRIYKPTMTDFGILLGTFGLFFTLVLIFARVLPVIATTEVKAILPDAQPSHHGDDHHA; encoded by the coding sequence ATGCGCACTGAGGCCGCCCTCCCCGGCGCGATCCCCAAAGGCCTGATCGAGCCCGCGCTCACCGTGGGCCCGGTCACACCCGGCAGCCTCGACGATCAGGTCCTCGCCTTCCCCGAGACCAAGCCGCCCAAGCAGTGGTACATCGGCCTCGCCGTCACCCTCACCGCCCTGATGATCGGCGTGGGGTTCATCGGGTGGACCTTCTTCCACGGCATCGGCGCCTGGGGCAACAACAGCCCCGTGTTCTGGGCCTTCGACATCATCAACTTCGTCTTCTGGGTGGGCATCGGCCACGCGGGGACGCTCATCTCCGCCATCCTCTTCCTGTTCCGCAAGCGCTGGCGCAACGCCATCGCCCGCTTCGCGGAGGCCATGACGATCTTCGCCGTCATGTGCGCGGTGATCTTCCCCCTGATCCACGTGGGGCGGCCCTGGCTCGCCTTCTGGCTGTTCCCCTACCCCAACGAGCGCGCCGTCTGGACCAACTTCCGGTCGCCCCTGCTGTGGGACGTGTTCGCGGTGAACACCTACTTCTCCGTGTCGCTGATGTTCTGGTACCTGGGGCTCATCCCCGACATCGCCTCCATGCGCGACCGCACCACCAGCAAGATCCGGAAAACGATCTACACGGTGCTGGCCATGGGCTGGCGCGGCGCGGCCTCGCACTGGCAGCACTACGAGAAGGCCTACCTCCTGCTGGCGGGACTCGCCACGGGCCTCGTGCTCTCCGTCCACTCGGTGGTGAGCTTCGACTTCGCCACCTCCGTGGTGCCCGGCTGGCACATGACCATCTTCCCGCCCTACTTCGTGGCGGGCGCCATCTTCGCCGGGTTCTCCATGGTGGTGATCGTGCTGGTGGTGGTGCGCGAGACCATGCAGCTGAAGAACCTCATCACCATGCGTCACCTGGACGTGATGAACAAGGTGATCCTCGCCATGAGCTGCATCATGGGCTACAGCTACATGATGGAAGGCTTCACCGCCTGGTACTCCATGAACGAATTCCTGCACCACGGGTTCATGAACATCATCACGGGCACCTACGGCTGGGCGGGCTGGGTGACCATCAGCTGCAACATCCTCATCCCCCAGATCCTGTGGTTCAAGAAGGCCCGCGCCAGCTACTTCTGGATGATCCTGGTGGCCATCGGCGTGACGATCGGGATGTGGTTCGAGCGCTTCGTGATCATCGTGATCTCGCTCCACCAGGACTACCTGCCCTCCGCGTGGCGGATCTACAAGCCGACCATGACGGACTTCGGGATCCTCCTGGGCACCTTCGGGCTGTTCTTCACCCTGGTCCTGATCTTCGCGCGGGTCCTGCCCGTGATCGCCACCACGGAAGTGAAGGCGATCCTGCCGGACGCGCAGCCCTCCCACCATGGAGACGACCACCATGCCTGA
- a CDS encoding cytochrome C oxidase subunit IV family protein, with product MSETLHSPEAHAHPGYGTFIKVWVALLILTAALVGVSHLGQTYAVWGLLTLTPLKAGLVFYFFMHLKYEGALFKIVVLVTLASLLISFALLFSDVAFR from the coding sequence ATGAGTGAAACCCTCCATTCTCCCGAGGCCCACGCCCATCCCGGCTACGGGACCTTCATCAAGGTCTGGGTGGCCCTGCTGATCCTCACGGCCGCCCTGGTGGGCGTCAGCCACCTCGGCCAGACCTACGCCGTGTGGGGGCTGCTGACCCTGACCCCCCTGAAGGCCGGGCTGGTCTTCTACTTCTTCATGCACCTGAAGTACGAAGGAGCGCTGTTCAAGATCGTGGTCCTCGTGACACTCGCGAGCCTGCTGATCTCCTTCGCCCTGCTGTTCTCCGACGTCGCATTCCGCTGA
- a CDS encoding SCO family protein, producing MRPFLSRSAFALAVALCLRASAFAQAPAAPPPTAVPTFTPEEVGVDEKLGASIPLDLVLKAEDGQPVTLRSLIDKPTILTLNYFRCAGICTPQLNGVAEVLNRTLAAPGKDFQVLTVSFDERDEPEVAAQKRTNYLGEITRPFPPAAWRFLTGPAATTKALADSVGFKFKRVNDDFVHAGAIIFLSPSGKVTRYMYGTTYLPADLQMAAQEAARGEAQPTINKFLKFCFSYDPAGRRYVLNTTTLGAIVTLLAAAVFVVLVTRRGRSPKVKAEEGA from the coding sequence ATGCGCCCGTTCCTTTCCCGATCCGCTTTCGCGCTGGCCGTCGCCCTGTGCCTGCGCGCGTCCGCCTTCGCCCAGGCGCCGGCCGCGCCTCCCCCGACGGCGGTGCCCACGTTCACGCCCGAGGAAGTGGGGGTGGACGAGAAGCTCGGAGCCTCGATTCCCCTTGATCTCGTCCTGAAGGCCGAAGACGGCCAGCCCGTCACGCTCCGCTCGCTCATCGACAAGCCCACGATCCTCACCCTCAACTACTTCCGTTGCGCGGGGATCTGCACGCCCCAGCTCAACGGCGTGGCCGAAGTCCTGAACCGCACGCTGGCCGCGCCCGGGAAGGACTTCCAGGTGCTCACCGTCAGCTTCGACGAGCGGGACGAGCCCGAGGTCGCCGCCCAGAAGCGCACCAACTACCTGGGCGAGATCACCCGGCCCTTCCCTCCGGCGGCCTGGCGCTTCCTGACCGGCCCCGCGGCCACCACCAAGGCCCTGGCCGACTCCGTGGGCTTCAAGTTCAAGCGCGTGAACGACGACTTCGTCCATGCGGGCGCGATCATCTTCCTCAGCCCCAGCGGCAAGGTGACCCGCTACATGTACGGCACCACCTACCTGCCCGCGGATCTCCAGATGGCCGCCCAGGAGGCGGCCCGCGGCGAGGCTCAGCCCACCATCAACAAGTTCCTGAAGTTCTGTTTCAGCTATGACCCGGCGGGGCGGCGGTACGTCCTGAACACCACCACCCTCGGCGCCATCGTGACCCTCCTGGCCGCGGCGGTATTCGTGGTCCTGGTGACCCGCCGGGGCCGGAGCCCCAAAGTCAAGGCAGAGGAGGGCGCATGA
- a CDS encoding cbb3-type cytochrome c oxidase subunit I codes for MSAQSIPAQPSYLVDTGTRKGLLAWLTTTDHKRIGLLYLYSMVSFFLIGAGIGFVMRLVQLAGFQKLITAQTYNALFTVHGVIMIFLFVVPGLPAIFGNFFLPIFIGAKDVAFPRLNLTSWYFFMAGAILAVLSLFTGGGAPDTGWTFYAPFSLKTGTNVSLAVFAAFVLGFSSMLTGINFITTIHRLRAPGMTWFRMPLMCWALYSTSWIQILATPIVAITLVLVILERAFGIGIFDPSKGGDPLLYQHLFWIYSHPAVYIMILPAMGAITEILPTFAKRSIFGYKAIAFSSLSIAGVGSLVWAHHMFTSGMSSLATMLFSLLTMIVAVPSAIKVFNWVSTLYKGSIDFQPPLLFALTFIFLFCIGGLTGVMQGALAVNVHIHDTYFIVGHFHYVMFGGTGMALFAALLYWFPKMFGKMYSKKAIYASWVPLFIGFNMLYFGMLILGVMGMPRRYYVHLPQFHTMHVVATVGSWLLILGLLGFFATLLYAIFRGPKAEANPWGGVTLEWTIPSPPPQENFEVIPTVTHGAYHFPQES; via the coding sequence ATGAGCGCACAGTCGATCCCGGCACAGCCCAGCTACCTGGTGGACACCGGCACGCGCAAGGGCCTCCTCGCTTGGCTCACCACCACGGACCACAAGCGCATCGGGCTGCTCTACCTCTACTCCATGGTCAGCTTCTTCCTGATCGGCGCGGGCATCGGCTTCGTCATGCGCCTGGTGCAGCTGGCGGGCTTCCAGAAGCTCATCACCGCGCAGACCTACAACGCCCTGTTCACGGTCCACGGCGTGATCATGATCTTCCTGTTCGTGGTGCCGGGCCTTCCCGCCATCTTCGGGAACTTCTTCCTGCCCATCTTCATCGGCGCCAAGGACGTGGCCTTCCCCCGGCTGAACCTGACCTCCTGGTACTTCTTCATGGCCGGCGCCATCCTCGCGGTGCTGTCGCTGTTCACCGGCGGCGGCGCGCCCGACACGGGCTGGACCTTCTACGCGCCCTTCAGCTTGAAGACCGGCACCAACGTGAGCCTGGCGGTCTTCGCGGCGTTCGTGCTGGGCTTCTCGTCGATGCTGACGGGCATCAACTTCATCACCACCATCCATCGCCTCCGCGCCCCGGGGATGACGTGGTTCCGGATGCCCCTCATGTGCTGGGCCCTCTATTCCACGTCGTGGATCCAGATCCTGGCGACGCCCATCGTGGCCATCACCCTGGTGCTGGTGATCCTGGAGCGCGCCTTCGGCATCGGCATCTTCGATCCCTCCAAGGGCGGCGATCCGCTGCTCTACCAGCACCTGTTCTGGATCTACTCCCACCCGGCGGTCTACATCATGATCCTGCCCGCCATGGGCGCCATCACGGAGATCCTCCCCACTTTCGCCAAGCGCTCCATCTTCGGCTACAAGGCCATCGCCTTCAGCTCCCTATCCATCGCGGGCGTCGGCAGCCTGGTGTGGGCCCACCACATGTTCACGTCCGGGATGAGCAGCCTGGCCACGATGCTCTTCTCCCTCCTGACGATGATCGTGGCCGTGCCCAGCGCCATCAAGGTCTTCAACTGGGTGAGCACCCTCTACAAGGGGAGCATCGACTTCCAGCCGCCCCTCCTGTTCGCCCTGACCTTCATCTTCCTGTTCTGCATCGGCGGCCTGACGGGCGTCATGCAGGGCGCCTTGGCCGTGAACGTCCACATCCACGACACCTACTTCATCGTGGGCCACTTCCACTACGTGATGTTCGGCGGCACCGGCATGGCGCTGTTCGCGGCGCTGCTCTACTGGTTCCCCAAGATGTTCGGGAAGATGTATTCCAAGAAGGCCATCTACGCGTCCTGGGTCCCCCTGTTCATCGGGTTCAACATGCTCTATTTCGGGATGCTGATCCTCGGCGTGATGGGCATGCCCCGGCGCTACTACGTCCACCTGCCCCAGTTCCACACCATGCACGTCGTGGCGACCGTCGGCAGTTGGCTGCTGATTCTCGGGCTCCTGGGCTTCTTCGCGACCCTGCTCTACGCCATCTTCCGCGGACCGAAAGCGGAGGCCAATCCCTGGGGCGGCGTCACCCTGGAGTGGACCATCCCCAGCCCGCCCCCCCAGGAGAACTTCGAAGTCATTCCCACCGTCACCCACGGGGCCTACCACTTCCCGCAGGAGTCCTGA
- a CDS encoding cytochrome c, whose translation MKLNDYLSPEERKRLGSALLVVICFILIAAFFGFTVVPGLRYQAHTTNETPVQPVQGETGWLDPTEYPATVRKVIPPIDPQTVMKPNPALMERGRTVYVQTCATCHGLEGKGDGPGGAGLNPKPRNFTAAADWKNGTRLEDIYKTLDEGIKGSSMVSYNYLSKKDRMALAHLVQSMGPFTHGASDPKALAALEKLFASAGEVIPNKIPVSQAVNALSREYAEAHSAGAPQSSSPSVP comes from the coding sequence ATGAAGCTCAACGACTACCTCTCCCCCGAAGAGCGGAAGCGGCTGGGATCCGCGCTGCTGGTGGTGATCTGCTTCATCCTCATCGCCGCCTTCTTCGGCTTCACCGTCGTGCCCGGCCTGCGCTACCAGGCCCACACCACCAACGAAACGCCGGTGCAGCCCGTCCAGGGCGAGACCGGCTGGCTGGATCCCACCGAGTACCCCGCCACCGTCCGCAAGGTCATCCCTCCCATCGATCCCCAGACCGTGATGAAGCCCAATCCCGCCCTGATGGAGCGCGGCCGGACGGTCTACGTCCAGACCTGCGCCACCTGCCACGGGCTGGAAGGCAAGGGTGACGGACCCGGCGGCGCGGGCCTCAACCCCAAGCCCCGCAACTTCACCGCCGCAGCCGATTGGAAGAACGGCACGCGCCTGGAGGACATCTACAAGACCCTGGACGAGGGGATCAAGGGCAGCTCGATGGTCTCCTACAACTACCTCTCCAAGAAGGACCGGATGGCCCTGGCCCACCTGGTCCAGAGCATGGGCCCGTTCACCCACGGCGCCAGCGATCCCAAGGCCCTGGCGGCCCTGGAGAAGCTGTTCGCCAGCGCGGGGGAAGTCATTCCCAACAAGATCCCCGTATCCCAGGCCGTGAACGCCCTCTCCCGCGAATACGCCGAAGCCCATTCCGCCGGCGCGCCGCAGTCCTCTTCTCCCAGCGTTCCCTGA